atttgaatcgagtccactattgagccgagtcaagtctgagaacaagactccaaccgcaccatttgacggtggctgtttcagcgtcattaacgttagtttgttcctgaacatgacgtatgaacaggtgaatgtgcttctctttgtcagggagtgcgaagtattcggtcagagatggttgggagacagatgtaagtgcagaaggtgtgcttattaatacaagtctcatctcattatctctagccgctttacccttctacagggtcgcaggcaagctggagcctatcccagctgactatgggtgaaaggcggggtacaccctggacaagtcgccaggtcatcacagggctgacacatagacacagacaaccattcacactcacattcacacctacggtcaatttagagtcaccagttaacctaacctgcatgtctttggactgtgggggaaaccggagcacccggaggaaacccatgcagacacggggagaacatgcaaactcctcacagaaaggccctcgccggccacggggctcgaacccggaccttcttgctgtgaggcgacagcgctaaccactacaccaccatgccgccattaatacaagtgaagagagtaaacaatccagaatggcaggcaaaatcgtaaaacagtgaaacaggcaataagtcgagcgaggcacaaacaggctatcgtagactcggcagaatcaaagatgagaaacaggaaaccagggatcaggaaaccaaacaaggaaataaggctcgttaatgtgtcagcaacgcaactcaatacttcgcaaagtaagtgtgttttcacagtttttatatcggtgcgctgattgtgccttaatcctatgCAGGTCCGAGTTGTTTACAGTGagcgtgcgagagtccgcttggcacgcgcgctgtccagagcgcgcccaagagtctatcacCAAGCATGCACCAAATTAGGGCAAAattaatctcatcatctcatctcattatctctagctgctttatcctgttctacagggtcgcaggcgagctggtgcctatcccagctgactacgggcgaaaggcggggtacaccctggacaagtcgccaggtcatcacagggctgacacatagacacagacaaccattcacactcacattcacacctacggtcaatttagagtcaccagttaacctaacctgcatgtctttggactgtgggagaaaccggagcacccggaggaaacccatgcggtagatataaatatcttatgccaaattattatgacatgttacaaaaaataaagaaaaaaatcctagtCCTAAtttagttaatgcacgagtccaagtctgagtcatcagtgctcaagtccgagtcgagtcacaagtccttaaaattagggcgtgAGTACAACAAGCCTgatgtaaaataataaaatataacatTCCAATACAACAAAAATACACTGTTTTAAAAAATGTATCCTATTCACCTGTCATGTCTTTCCTTAATTATTGATTCAAGAGCCTTTTATTCATAACCTTGAAATACATGTTTGTATGCGTGTGTGTTTGCGTTTATGTGTGTGAGGCAGACCAACAGCGTCCCTGGCTGTTAAGTCAGGTGCAAATCGACACATCCTTCCTGCAGACACTGAATGTACTGGACTACAGCCTCCTACTGGCCCATCAGCCCCTACACAACGACGAGCGCCACCCGAGCCTGTCCTTCGCCACCCTCATCATGCGCACCAAGAGGTGAGGGACTTACACAACTCTGTTTGAGGGATTAGATGGATATGAGCGTTACCAAGATCATAAGTGTGAAAGTGTGAACACAAACCTTATTGCTTTAGAAATGCCCAGCAGTTTGGCAGGTACATTGTGTGGCAGATGGGTATTTGATTAAATTGAAGTGCATGTGTTAACTTTCAGTTGTACCAAAGATGATCGAAATTATATAAAaggtcaggggtgggtttcccaaaagcctcttaacgttcagagcatcttaactaggagagagagagagagacttcatTATGCTGCTCGCTCTGTCATTTAACGGTcatcttttaccccttttccaccaaatcagttccagggctggttcggggccagtgctggtgctggttcacaactcgttcaacttgcgagccagctgagaaccagtttgcttttccatagctcgcggtgctaagggaagccacgtcattacgtcactgtatatgtcagttacgtcgctgtatacgtcaattacgtcgctccgtttgcataaaccttggcgcaaacatcgaagcaacaacaacaacacggagaagagaagcagcaacaacaacaacaataatggatgacttcgcgtttgtacagctgctgcttctcgtcgcttaaaaatggcgatctttcgcagtcttgttatttttgttggtcttaacaactccgccccccccgctgacgtaagcggttctttcctctggcccagcagagagttggtgctagcctggaaccggtttttctggccccagagccagttctttgtcagtggaaacagaaaacccagttccaaactaagcactggccccgaaccagccctggaactgctttggtggaaaagggacatttgtgctgcaatgcttttgggaaagttTGCCCTTTTCATTCTTAGGTAGTTTTAAGTACTGGACATTGATGTAATCTaaaagattttgagtgaaataaaCGTCTCATATTCATGAGCCACTGTAGCTCCAGTACATAGCTATAGAATCAAATGTTAGATACAAACCATTttagtttatctttttttttaaccgcactgttcctttaaattgGTTCTGATGGCGTCCTCTGGTGGACAGTTTAGAATTAGTCCATCAGATTTGCTCGATTtcacaactgaaaaaaaaaatttatgtaaTCACAGCTACATCATTTTATGTTTATTGCTCATCACATGGTCAAAACAGATACATATGCTTCGTTTCCTGTTTCCACCAAATGCTTCTCTCACTTCCATGTTCACCTCTGTTTCCAGATCCCTCACTTTGCTCTCCACAAGGCCAGTGGCAGGCAGGCATGTAGCGAAGACATATCAGCACAGTATAAAATAACCCGTGCCATAAACACAGTGTTTAACCATAACCATGCATGTGCTTGCGAGTTACGTTTCTCATCCTGAGATGGCATTTTCACATGATGTAAAAGCATGGGAGTTTGAAACAGGCCAATTTGTTGGAGCTAATCCAAGTGCTAACAAGCATCAGCCAGCAAACTAACAAACCAGAGTGATGTGTgtgatatatgatatgatatgatatatgatatgcTTTGCTTTGCTCTGATTGGCTTTGGTTTTCTGCATTAGGTCAGTAAGCACATGCTCCCATGCCGCTGTACCAGGAGTGGTGCCTGAGGAAGACTCAACCATCCAAGCGACAGAACCGGATTCAAGGACGTCACAGTGGCAGATCGCAGAGACGGCTCAGGCAGAGGGAGGAGAGCAGAGCGAGGGGCCCTCTAACGTTGGATCAGAATCAGCTGAACTGCTGGAGTTTCAGACCCAGAACCGGCGACTTTTGCCTAACTTCAAAAACCCGATTCATGTCATAGACGGGCCTGAGCAGCGCTATTTCATCGGCATCATTGACATCTTCACTGTTTATGGCTTCAAGAAGAGGCTTGAGAACCTGTGGAAGAGGCTGAGACATCCTGGGCAAAGTTTCTCCACTGTCAGCCCTCCAGCCTACTGTCTGAGACTGTGCCAGTGGGTACAGGACCATACCAAGTAGACTGTaaagggtgtgtgtgggtgtgttgggGGGACGGAGGAGTCAGTAATAACTGGAAAATGAGCATATATGCTGAAAAACATGCTGTAGATACTCGCAGATGGTCATACTAAAGCAAAAAGAATGAATTTTTCCTCTGGTAAAGAAATGTGTGTTGGCTAGCATTTAGCCACAATGCTAACATACTAAGTGTTTTCGATAAAAATAACAGAAATACAAGCGCTACAATCCCTTCATGAAGACACCGGAGTGATTCTGTCAGTTCAATGATAATAGTCAAGTTGATACAAAATTATAAGTGGACTCGTTCAATtagactagattagattagatttattGAGATAAAATTACATGCAAGTAGGACAATATATTAAATGTACAATTGAATTAAATACATGAAACTAAACCAAGCATAGCACAACAAAGtgtaaaacacttatttccattgtggtcaatgtttttttaatttcagAAGTTTAAAAAATAGTTTAATAGATGTAAATTTTCATTATAAAATTCtttctaagttttttttttaagattgaatTTTTAAAAGTATAATAGAGCGTTTTTGTGGTTTAAGAGATAATATAGAAATATTAAACAACAAAAGTGATCGTAAAAATGAAAGTATTCCTTTTTGTGCTAACATTGTGGCTAGATCTGGACATCTGTTCGGTTAAAATGAAGTGAAGTGGTCATTGTAAGAAGTGTCATGATAAATCTTGGCTGTTTTTTTCTCCTCTGAAATGTTAAACAGCTACAAAACATGAAAGAGATGACACAACCAGCTTCAGCAAAGCCATATAAATGAGAATTTCATTTCCAGCTGACATCAGAGAGCCAACACTCACATCCACATCcactttagagtagccagttgaactaatctgcatgcctttggactgtgggaggaaaccaaagcacccagaggaaacccacacagacacgaggaggcaaactccacacagtcagccgcagggctcgaacccagaaccttctcgctgtgaggcaacagtgctaaccactgcacctccCATGCAAATGAAAATActtttaaaaatgtaaataaaaagacCTGATATGCAGTTCAATAAAAGAGTAAGCATTTTCAGTTCTGTTCAGCTTAATATGCAACATACAGTAGAACTGAAGACTTCTCAGAACTTCTTTGCATTCATTAGGTCAGTTTGCACACATGGATTAAAACAAACACAAGCTCATGTGACATGAATGTTTATCAAAATTAGATTTGAGTCAACGCAAATGAGTGAGatatacttaacagttattccacaaaatcaagtcgtacatgagctgatagtcgacgaggcacatagcgccgagttggctataggacatgtacgacgagattgagtggaattactgttttattctatccacattcactggattttgagaaacagagcatttttatttttacattttgcaaattcgataaataaaaactttatacaaaacgtctgacaaaatcatttccgcttagaatgtaaacaaatcggcgaaatgaccgtagcaatttgtgaaaaatgtgataataataataataattcttgaaaaataaaaaagatactcgattaccatgaaatacttttattccatattttattgctttttttggtatttttggggttttgtttttgagtagagttttcatttcgtcctcagttggttcagaaacacactccgccattttcttcttcttctttaggtttttttttgatGATTGGCAAACCAGCTTATGccccggtcacaaccagccgtacgtgctcctccGGCCGGTCtgcgtgcaaaaaatgcaagaaacgcacggagggcgtgcgtgtggcgtgctgatttt
Above is a window of Neoarius graeffei isolate fNeoGra1 chromosome 28, fNeoGra1.pri, whole genome shotgun sequence DNA encoding:
- the pip5kl1 gene encoding phosphatidylinositol 4-phosphate 5-kinase-like protein 1 isoform X3, which translates into the protein MTPAPRDVTSSGGKLQKGSEDFRMETFAGPVFASLRRSLGMTEKEYQQSLSSEGCYLQFISNSKSKADFFLTNDKRFFLKTQSRREIRFLLSHLKHYMEHLEKYPHSLLVKFLGVHKIKFAHRKKYFIVMQSVFYPDERICARYDIKGCEVSRWTDPAPEGSQIIVVLKDRNFEGQFITLDQQRPWLLSQVQIDTSFLQTLNVLDYSLLLAHQPLHNDERHPSLSFATLIMRTKRSVSTCSHAAVPGVVPEEDSTIQATEPDSRTSQWQIAETAQAEGGEQSEGPSNVGSESAELLEFQTQNRRLLPNFKNPIHVIDGPEQRYFIGIIDIFTVYGFKKRLENLWKRLRHPGQSFSTVSPPAYCLRLCQWVQDHTK